A genomic stretch from Chitinophaga agri includes:
- a CDS encoding serine hydroxymethyltransferase, whose amino-acid sequence MQRDLQIFNIISQELERQRHGIELIASENFTSLQVMQAMGTVLTNKYAEGYPGRRYYGGCEIVDQSEQLAIDRAKQIFNIEYANVQPHSGAQANAAVLLAILKPGDKILGLDLSMGGHLTHGSPVNFSGKLYQPFSYGVNKETGLVEYDKMEEIALKEKPQVIICGASAYSRDWDYKRIRQIADQVGAFVLADIAHPAGLIAKGLLNSPFEHCHFVTTTTHKTLRGPRGGMIMLGKDFENPFGLKTPKGEIRMMSSLIDTAVFPGIQGGPLEHVIAAKAVSFFEILTDEYGAYAQQIIKNAQAMSKAFVEKGYQIVSGGTDNHLMLIDLRNKNISGKKAEQVLVKADITVNKNMVPFDDKSAFVTSGIRVGVPAITSRGMKEEHMGQVVSWIDELLMDADNEARITSVRGAVNDFMKQFVLYPEL is encoded by the coding sequence ATGCAAAGAGATCTGCAAATATTTAATATCATCAGCCAGGAGCTGGAACGTCAGCGTCATGGTATCGAATTGATTGCTTCGGAGAACTTTACCAGTCTGCAGGTAATGCAGGCAATGGGCACAGTTCTGACCAATAAATATGCGGAAGGTTATCCTGGACGTAGATATTATGGCGGCTGTGAGATCGTTGACCAGAGTGAACAACTGGCGATCGACAGGGCTAAACAGATCTTTAATATTGAGTATGCAAACGTACAACCTCACTCCGGTGCACAGGCAAATGCCGCTGTATTGCTGGCTATCCTGAAACCAGGCGATAAGATCCTGGGTCTGGACCTGAGCATGGGTGGTCACCTGACACACGGTTCTCCGGTGAACTTCTCCGGTAAATTATATCAGCCATTCTCTTATGGTGTGAACAAGGAAACCGGTCTGGTGGAGTATGATAAAATGGAAGAGATCGCGCTGAAAGAGAAACCACAGGTGATCATTTGTGGTGCTTCTGCTTACAGCCGTGACTGGGATTATAAACGTATCCGCCAGATCGCTGATCAGGTAGGTGCTTTCGTACTGGCAGATATCGCACATCCGGCAGGTCTGATCGCAAAAGGACTGCTGAACTCTCCGTTCGAGCATTGCCATTTTGTAACGACTACTACGCATAAAACACTGCGTGGTCCCCGTGGTGGTATGATCATGCTGGGTAAAGACTTTGAAAATCCATTCGGTCTGAAAACGCCAAAAGGAGAGATCCGTATGATGAGCTCTCTGATCGATACTGCTGTATTCCCAGGTATCCAGGGTGGTCCGCTGGAGCACGTAATTGCTGCAAAAGCAGTTTCCTTCTTCGAGATCCTGACTGACGAATACGGTGCATATGCACAACAGATCATCAAAAATGCGCAGGCAATGTCTAAAGCATTTGTTGAGAAAGGTTACCAGATCGTTTCCGGCGGTACTGACAACCACCTGATGCTCATCGATCTGCGTAATAAGAATATCTCCGGTAAAAAAGCAGAGCAGGTACTGGTGAAAGCTGACATCACTGTTAACAAGAACATGGTGCCTTTTGACGATAAATCTGCTTTCGTTACTTCTGGTATCCGTGTGGGTGTTCCTGCTATCACTTCCCGTGGTATGAAAGAAGAGCACATGGGACAGGTAGTATCCTGGATCGATGAACTGCTGATGGATGCTGATAACGAAGCACGCATCACCAGCGTTCGCGGCGCGGTGAATGACTTCATGAAGCAGTTCGTGCTGTATCCTGAACTGTAA
- a CDS encoding LytR/AlgR family response regulator transcription factor, giving the protein MTLTAIAIDDEHVALSVIRTHATQVPFLDIKEYFTDPFKALEFLQQETVDLIFLDIRMPDISGLELMTTLPGGPMVIFTTAYSEHAVQSFELDALDYLLKPFSVERFIKACNKAKALQELILQRQRSDVSAHVIVKSGYEQHKVLLEDILYLESAGNYISFVLKDKRILSRLSMQEALALLPPDRFTRVHRSFIVANNKIDKSDRSCLYIGNVAVNVGAAYAQAVRQLGIVN; this is encoded by the coding sequence ATGACACTCACCGCTATCGCAATAGATGACGAACACGTCGCATTATCAGTGATACGTACTCATGCGACACAGGTACCGTTCCTCGATATCAAAGAATATTTTACTGATCCTTTTAAGGCGCTGGAGTTTCTGCAACAGGAAACGGTTGACCTGATCTTCCTCGATATCCGTATGCCTGATATATCAGGATTGGAACTCATGACAACTTTACCAGGCGGACCCATGGTCATCTTTACTACCGCCTACTCTGAACACGCGGTTCAAAGCTTTGAACTGGATGCATTGGACTACCTGTTGAAACCTTTTTCGGTGGAACGCTTTATCAAAGCCTGCAACAAAGCCAAAGCATTACAGGAGCTGATACTGCAACGGCAGCGATCAGATGTGTCTGCCCATGTCATTGTTAAAAGTGGATATGAGCAACACAAAGTATTACTGGAGGACATCCTTTATCTCGAAAGCGCGGGCAACTATATCAGTTTTGTACTGAAAGATAAACGGATACTGTCAAGGCTTTCCATGCAGGAGGCACTGGCATTATTACCTCCCGACCGTTTTACACGGGTACACCGGTCTTTTATTGTTGCGAATAACAAGATAGACAAGAGTGACAGAAGCTGTTTGTATATAGGGAATGTGGCGGTGAATGTAGGGGCGGCGTATGCACAGGCGGTGAGGCAGTTGGGAATTGTGAATTAG
- a CDS encoding NAD(P)H-dependent flavin oxidoreductase, whose amino-acid sequence MNRISQLFHIQYPIIQAGMIWASGWRLASAVSNAGGLGLLGAGSMYPDVLREHIRQCRQTTNKPFGVNIPLLYPDIQQLIDIVIAEKVPIVFTSAGNPRTWTPVLKAAGITVVHVVSSAFFAAKSEAAGVDAVVAEGFEAGGHNGREETTTMVLIPAVCEQVKIPVIAAGGIASGKAMTAAFALGAEGVQVGSRFVATPEASSHPHFKQAIIDAREGDTMLAMKKLTPVRLLKNAFFQRIKEAEDNGADPEALKVLLGRARAKAGMFEGNLEEGELEIGQVSALIHTLTPAGDIVREIWEEFNETIRRLHQ is encoded by the coding sequence ATGAACCGTATCTCCCAATTATTCCACATCCAATATCCCATTATCCAGGCCGGCATGATCTGGGCCAGTGGCTGGCGACTGGCCAGTGCGGTCAGCAATGCCGGCGGACTCGGGCTGCTTGGCGCCGGTAGTATGTACCCCGACGTACTCAGAGAGCATATCCGGCAATGCAGACAGACCACGAACAAACCATTTGGTGTGAATATCCCCCTGTTATACCCGGATATCCAGCAGCTGATCGACATTGTCATTGCCGAAAAGGTGCCTATCGTATTCACCTCCGCAGGAAATCCCAGGACGTGGACGCCTGTGTTGAAAGCGGCAGGTATTACTGTTGTACATGTCGTATCCAGTGCATTCTTCGCCGCTAAAAGTGAAGCAGCGGGTGTAGATGCTGTGGTGGCGGAAGGATTTGAAGCCGGTGGCCATAACGGACGGGAAGAAACCACCACCATGGTGCTGATCCCTGCTGTATGTGAACAGGTGAAAATACCTGTCATCGCCGCAGGTGGTATCGCATCCGGCAAAGCCATGACAGCCGCATTTGCCCTCGGCGCCGAAGGCGTGCAGGTGGGTAGCCGCTTTGTCGCCACACCGGAAGCCTCTTCTCATCCTCATTTCAAGCAAGCTATCATTGATGCCAGAGAAGGTGATACCATGCTGGCCATGAAGAAGCTCACACCCGTCAGATTACTGAAGAACGCATTTTTTCAACGTATAAAGGAAGCGGAAGACAATGGCGCTGATCCGGAAGCATTGAAAGTATTACTGGGGCGTGCACGGGCGAAAGCGGGCATGTTCGAAGGGAATCTCGAAGAAGGAGAACTTGAAATCGGGCAGGTGAGTGCACTGATACATACACTAACACCTGCCGGAGATATTGTCAGAGAAATATGGGAAGAGTTTAATGAGACCATTCGTCGGCTGCATCAGTAG
- a CDS encoding DUF3127 domain-containing protein: MSFEITGKLIVKYNTMQRSETFKTREFVIEKSDDINGRVINNYIKFQAVQDRTAIVDRFNEGETVKVYFNIKGTRWEKDGRVNYITNLDAWRMESVVAGAPTGDPMPNYNTSQEMSSGAQADDLPF, translated from the coding sequence ATGAGTTTTGAAATAACCGGAAAACTGATCGTGAAGTATAATACGATGCAGCGTAGCGAAACCTTTAAAACCAGGGAGTTCGTTATCGAAAAATCTGATGATATCAATGGCCGCGTTATCAACAACTACATCAAGTTCCAGGCGGTACAGGACAGAACTGCTATCGTAGATCGCTTCAACGAAGGTGAGACCGTGAAAGTTTACTTCAATATCAAAGGTACACGTTGGGAAAAAGACGGCAGGGTGAACTACATCACCAATCTGGACGCATGGCGCATGGAGTCTGTTGTTGCAGGCGCACCTACAGGTGATCCAATGCCAAACTACAACACTTCCCAGGAAATGTCCTCCGGTGCTCAGGCAGATGATTTACCATTCTAA
- a CDS encoding ABC transporter ATP-binding protein encodes MNLIEINHLHKHYATHKAVDDISFVIPKGSIFGLLGPNGAGKTTLLRMITGIFYPDSGEILFNGRAFNPETDVHAIGYMPEEKGLYKKMKVGEQVLYLARLKGMSEREAKDRISYWFNKFEINSWQNKKVEELSKGMQQKVQFIATIIHNPQLLILDEPFSGLDPINANLIKQEIFDLSKSGTTIIFSTHRMEQVEEICDRIVLVNEGKKLLDGEVSQIKQDFKQHLFRVGFGVMPNFAQVATYHFSIVKTEPLAYTVKLSEGSTTNDILAHFINHRIPITSFHEILPSINEVFIQQVTSMTGKAPEATAVLNETPAASSL; translated from the coding sequence ATGAACCTCATAGAAATAAACCACCTGCATAAACACTATGCCACACATAAAGCTGTTGATGATATCAGCTTTGTTATTCCCAAGGGCAGCATATTCGGATTGCTGGGCCCTAACGGAGCAGGTAAAACTACCCTGCTACGGATGATCACCGGCATATTTTATCCTGACAGCGGCGAGATCCTGTTCAATGGCCGCGCATTCAATCCGGAGACTGATGTGCATGCCATTGGGTACATGCCGGAAGAAAAAGGGCTGTATAAGAAAATGAAGGTCGGTGAGCAGGTATTATACCTCGCCCGTCTGAAAGGTATGTCGGAAAGAGAGGCGAAAGACAGGATCAGCTATTGGTTCAATAAATTCGAGATCAACAGCTGGCAGAACAAGAAGGTGGAAGAGCTGAGTAAAGGTATGCAGCAGAAGGTACAGTTTATCGCCACTATTATTCATAACCCGCAGTTACTGATCCTGGATGAGCCCTTTTCCGGCTTGGACCCGATCAATGCTAACCTGATCAAACAGGAGATCTTCGATCTTAGTAAAAGTGGTACGACCATTATCTTTTCTACACACAGGATGGAGCAGGTGGAAGAGATCTGTGACCGTATTGTACTGGTGAATGAAGGGAAGAAGTTGCTGGATGGTGAGGTGAGTCAGATCAAGCAGGATTTCAAGCAGCACCTGTTCCGTGTCGGATTTGGCGTAATGCCTAATTTCGCACAGGTGGCCACCTATCATTTTTCTATCGTTAAAACAGAGCCATTAGCCTATACGGTGAAACTTAGTGAAGGCAGTACGACGAATGATATCCTCGCACATTTCATCAATCACAGGATTCCGATCACCTCCTTCCATGAGATCCTGCCTTCTATCAATGAGGTGTTTATCCAGCAGGTCACTTCTATGACGGGCAAGGCGCCTGAAGCAACCGCCGTGTTAAATGAAACACCCGCTGCTAGTTCGCTTTAA
- a CDS encoding sensor histidine kinase, with the protein MNQLRKTELGIATGIFLLLVFALLFNSVTNNVFDLQHEYGYKFARYHQVFDYYKHYLLPTLAQFTIVYLAFVSVNNWIIPRFLERERWETGTLLLFTICAITFLTIMIATSWYDGYLLGVYHTVRGAHIHFAKSAFIITIFYATLYALYYGVKQLYFQQLHPRFVGKPWFQQVLSELIVILVILLVGTLGTPGGGIAKFGMAFIFGVYYGAAYFLAQYYILPRFRIHQKKTKLVTDAAFFYLIVFALLPLLFGVIRPHHPEIIILICLFMYGGALVVILPLSYWIFRLRQSNSDTISGLRKALDQSETGLDFLRWQINPHFLFNALNTLYGTALEEKAPATSEGIQKLGDMMRFMLHDNLQEHISLSKEIAYLQNYIALQRLRTQGSSDVVIEVNIDDTHCEHEIAPMLLIPFVENAFKHGISSRNRSRITMSLSCTPEKIYFDVYNTVHANRASEVENDSMGIGLQNVRQRLALLYPRKHDLNIRETATEYFVHLTIEVSKAV; encoded by the coding sequence ATGAACCAGCTCAGAAAAACAGAACTTGGTATTGCTACAGGGATATTCCTGTTGCTCGTATTCGCATTGCTCTTCAATAGTGTGACGAATAATGTTTTTGACCTGCAACATGAATATGGTTATAAGTTCGCCAGATACCACCAGGTATTTGACTACTATAAGCATTACCTGTTACCAACGTTAGCGCAGTTTACAATTGTGTATCTCGCTTTTGTGAGTGTCAACAACTGGATCATTCCACGCTTCCTCGAACGGGAACGCTGGGAAACAGGTACTTTGTTACTGTTTACGATCTGTGCTATCACATTTCTCACAATAATGATCGCTACTTCCTGGTATGATGGTTATCTGCTCGGCGTATATCATACTGTACGTGGTGCACATATACACTTTGCAAAGTCAGCTTTTATCATTACAATATTCTATGCAACGCTCTACGCATTATACTACGGTGTAAAACAGCTGTATTTTCAGCAACTACATCCCAGGTTCGTTGGTAAACCCTGGTTTCAGCAGGTCCTGTCAGAACTGATCGTTATACTCGTGATACTCCTGGTAGGTACACTGGGAACACCTGGTGGGGGTATAGCTAAGTTTGGTATGGCTTTTATATTCGGTGTGTACTATGGCGCCGCCTACTTTCTCGCGCAATACTATATTCTGCCACGATTCCGTATTCATCAAAAGAAAACAAAGTTAGTAACAGATGCGGCCTTCTTCTATCTGATCGTATTCGCATTGTTACCTTTACTATTTGGTGTCATTAGGCCACATCATCCGGAGATTATCATTTTGATATGCCTGTTTATGTATGGCGGTGCACTGGTTGTAATTCTCCCGTTATCATACTGGATATTCCGTTTACGTCAGTCTAACAGTGATACTATATCAGGACTACGCAAAGCACTGGATCAGTCTGAAACAGGATTAGACTTCCTCCGCTGGCAGATCAATCCGCACTTTCTCTTTAATGCACTGAATACCTTATACGGCACTGCACTGGAAGAAAAAGCGCCGGCCACCAGTGAAGGCATACAGAAACTCGGCGATATGATGCGCTTTATGCTGCATGATAATTTGCAGGAACATATCTCCCTCTCAAAAGAAATCGCCTACCTGCAGAACTACATCGCGTTACAGCGTTTACGTACGCAAGGCTCTTCCGATGTAGTGATAGAAGTGAACATAGATGATACGCATTGTGAGCATGAAATTGCACCGATGCTACTGATCCCCTTTGTAGAAAATGCGTTTAAACATGGTATCAGCTCACGTAACAGGTCTCGTATCACCATGTCCTTGTCCTGTACGCCTGAGAAGATCTATTTTGATGTGTATAATACCGTACATGCAAACAGGGCCAGTGAGGTAGAGAACGACAGTATGGGTATTGGTCTACAGAATGTACGGCAGCGTTTGGCATTATTGTATCCACGCAAACATGACCTGAATATCCGCGAGACGGCAACAGAATATTTTGTTCACCTTACCATTGAAGTCAGTAAAGCTGTATGA
- a CDS encoding NAD(P)/FAD-dependent oxidoreductase produces the protein MIQQLSLKLLPSQAAADTSIIAEAAAAIGVKPAEITGFHLLKRSIDARSRQAYFMLTIKVFVNEPFQERERIIPIYDTLPANAPSAIVVGAGPAGLFAALRLVEAGIRPIVLERGKDVRARRRDLAALNKTGVVNPDSNYCFGEGGAGTYSDGKLYTRSNKRGDINRILSIFVHFGATEKIMYEAHPHIGTNKLPHIIVAMREQIINSGGIVLFEQKVTDILTVNDQVKGVKTATEQTFEASQVVLATGHSARDIFRLLHQKNILISAKPFALGVRIEHPQSLIDSAQYHCPTRNEYLPPASYSLVEQVEGRGVFSFCMCPGGIIAPAATDPGELVVNGWSPSRRDNPYANSGMVVTVDETDFQPFADKGPLSAMYYQQMVERTAFTAGGGQFVAPAQRMTDFVHSKVSTTLPSCSYLPGVNSVNLRDVLPVSVHHRLAEAFKAFGRKMKGYYTADAILVATESRTSSPVRIPREDDHLMHPQISGLYPCGEGAGYAGGIVSAAMDGERVAERIIAFYHR, from the coding sequence ATGATACAACAACTCTCGCTCAAATTGCTGCCTTCCCAGGCAGCTGCTGATACCAGCATTATCGCGGAAGCAGCGGCCGCTATCGGTGTAAAACCTGCGGAGATCACCGGCTTCCATCTGCTCAAACGCTCTATCGACGCACGTTCCCGCCAGGCTTACTTTATGCTCACCATCAAGGTGTTTGTAAATGAACCCTTCCAGGAAAGAGAACGTATCATACCGATATATGATACATTGCCCGCAAATGCACCATCCGCCATCGTTGTAGGCGCCGGCCCTGCCGGACTGTTCGCTGCGCTGCGCCTGGTAGAAGCAGGTATCAGACCCATCGTCCTTGAGCGGGGGAAAGATGTACGGGCAAGAAGACGGGATCTTGCTGCACTGAACAAGACAGGTGTTGTTAATCCTGACTCCAACTACTGCTTCGGTGAAGGTGGCGCCGGTACCTACTCTGACGGTAAACTCTATACACGCTCCAACAAGCGTGGCGACATCAACCGCATCCTCAGCATCTTCGTACACTTCGGTGCTACCGAGAAGATCATGTATGAAGCACACCCTCATATAGGTACCAATAAATTGCCACATATCATCGTGGCCATGCGCGAACAGATCATTAACAGTGGTGGCATCGTGTTGTTTGAACAAAAGGTCACTGACATTTTAACGGTGAATGATCAGGTGAAAGGTGTAAAGACTGCCACCGAACAAACATTCGAAGCATCTCAGGTCGTTCTTGCTACCGGCCACTCTGCGCGTGATATCTTCCGTTTGCTGCACCAGAAGAATATACTCATCAGTGCAAAGCCCTTCGCACTCGGTGTACGCATAGAACATCCCCAGTCATTAATAGACAGTGCTCAGTATCATTGCCCTACAAGAAATGAATACCTGCCACCTGCCAGCTATAGCCTGGTAGAACAGGTAGAAGGCCGCGGGGTATTCTCTTTTTGTATGTGCCCTGGTGGTATTATTGCTCCTGCTGCAACTGATCCCGGAGAACTTGTAGTAAATGGGTGGTCTCCCTCACGACGGGATAACCCCTACGCCAATTCAGGAATGGTCGTTACTGTAGATGAAACTGATTTCCAGCCCTTTGCTGATAAAGGTCCGCTCTCTGCTATGTACTATCAGCAAATGGTAGAACGTACAGCCTTCACTGCTGGTGGTGGACAATTTGTAGCGCCCGCTCAACGTATGACGGATTTTGTCCACAGTAAGGTATCCACAACGCTACCTTCCTGCTCTTATCTGCCTGGTGTAAACAGCGTTAATCTGCGCGATGTGCTGCCTGTTAGTGTGCATCACCGGCTGGCAGAAGCTTTTAAAGCCTTCGGTCGTAAAATGAAAGGTTACTACACCGCTGATGCGATACTGGTCGCAACAGAATCCCGTACATCCTCTCCGGTACGTATCCCACGTGAAGATGATCATCTGATGCATCCCCAGATCAGCGGACTCTATCCCTGTGGGGAAGGTGCTGGCTATGCCGGTGGTATTGTATCCGCAGCGATGGACGGAGAACGTGTGGCAGAGCGTATTATCGCTTTCTATCACAGGTAG
- a CDS encoding ABC transporter permease produces MNKIWLIIRREFITRVRKRSFLIVTLLVPLFFAAMIIVPTLLAINSKEEKRIAVIDDSHLFMNRFPDDKGVYYKYLTNISVDSFQHKYAEYGYSGLLYIPELDLNRPAGITYYSDAQPGISVEGKLTRRVNDLIEEERLKKANIDAEQLKAAKSDISIDFKTGNEGRKGSATVAYIVGYASGFIIYIILMFFGMAVMRGVMEEKVSRIAEVMISSVKPFQLMMGKIVGIAAVGLLQFLIWVVIIVAANLALHLFIPAELLSAANEGGTMMQNSNNAAMIEMIEKFQFVMGSISWGTVISCFVFYFLGGYLFYSSLFAAVGSLVNEDPTDAQSLTFPITLPIIIGIMVMVSSVQNPSGNVAFWGSIIPFTSPMVMMARIPYGVPGTVPYWQLGLSITLLILGFLFTTWIAGKIYRTGILMYGKKITWKEALKWVSRKS; encoded by the coding sequence ATGAATAAAATCTGGTTAATCATTAGAAGAGAATTTATCACGCGTGTAAGGAAGCGTTCTTTCCTGATCGTGACATTACTGGTGCCATTGTTCTTCGCAGCAATGATCATTGTACCTACATTATTAGCTATTAATTCAAAAGAAGAAAAACGTATAGCTGTTATCGATGACAGCCATCTGTTCATGAATCGTTTCCCTGATGATAAAGGGGTGTATTATAAATACCTGACGAATATCAGTGTGGATTCCTTCCAGCATAAATATGCTGAGTATGGCTATTCCGGCCTGTTGTACATTCCGGAGCTGGATCTCAATCGTCCGGCAGGTATTACCTATTACAGTGATGCACAACCGGGCATTTCAGTAGAAGGTAAACTAACCCGCCGCGTGAATGACCTGATAGAAGAAGAACGGCTGAAAAAGGCGAACATTGATGCAGAACAACTGAAAGCGGCTAAGTCTGACATCAGTATAGACTTCAAAACGGGTAATGAAGGCCGCAAAGGTAGTGCGACAGTAGCGTACATCGTAGGTTATGCCAGCGGGTTTATTATCTATATTATCCTGATGTTTTTTGGTATGGCGGTGATGCGTGGCGTCATGGAAGAGAAGGTAAGCCGTATTGCGGAGGTAATGATATCCAGTGTAAAGCCTTTTCAGCTGATGATGGGCAAGATTGTAGGTATCGCGGCAGTTGGCCTGCTACAGTTCCTGATATGGGTGGTGATCATTGTTGCCGCTAATCTGGCGTTGCACCTGTTCATCCCGGCAGAGTTGCTCAGCGCTGCTAATGAGGGGGGCACGATGATGCAGAACAGTAATAATGCCGCTATGATCGAAATGATAGAAAAGTTCCAGTTTGTAATGGGTAGTATCAGCTGGGGAACAGTGATCAGCTGTTTTGTTTTCTACTTCCTCGGCGGATACCTTTTTTATTCATCCCTGTTTGCAGCAGTGGGTAGTCTGGTAAATGAAGATCCTACTGATGCACAGTCACTGACATTCCCGATCACCCTGCCGATCATTATTGGTATTATGGTTATGGTGTCATCTGTACAGAATCCGTCGGGTAACGTGGCTTTCTGGGGCAGTATCATTCCGTTTACCTCACCAATGGTGATGATGGCCCGTATTCCTTACGGGGTGCCGGGCACGGTCCCTTACTGGCAGCTGGGACTGTCAATAACATTGCTGATCCTCGGTTTTCTTTTCACTACCTGGATTGCTGGTAAGATCTATCGTACCGGTATTCTGATGTATGGTAAGAAGATCACCTGGAAAGAAGCTTTGAAATGGGTAAGCAGAAAGTCGTAG
- a CDS encoding sugar phosphate nucleotidyltransferase, with amino-acid sequence MKAIIPVAGAGTKLRPHTYTQPKALIPLAGRTILSIIIDQLVEAGINEFVFVIGYLGDKIQHYVQQKYPHLTCHFVQQNSREGTGHAILLTRQVVQDDEILIVLGDTICEGNFQELISSPVSMLGLKKVDDPRNFGVAELNEEHHIIRVVEKPQIPKSNLALVGVYKIKETPQLYECLEQNILHQKRSHDEFQLTDALQCMIEHGVTFKTFKVTNWFDCGRKDTLLETNAILLSKYKMDNNPTLAYENTIIIPPVSIAEGCSIKNAIIGPNVAIGDNTVINYSIVKDSIIGSFSNLYEVVLKSSLIGSDANIRGLSQSLNIGDNTEIDLG; translated from the coding sequence ATGAAGGCCATAATACCTGTAGCTGGTGCCGGCACTAAGCTACGACCTCACACATATACACAACCTAAAGCATTAATTCCCCTTGCGGGCAGAACGATATTAAGCATTATCATTGATCAGCTGGTGGAAGCCGGCATTAACGAATTTGTATTTGTTATTGGTTACCTGGGCGATAAGATCCAGCACTACGTGCAACAGAAGTATCCTCACCTGACCTGTCACTTTGTACAGCAAAACAGCCGGGAAGGTACAGGACACGCCATCCTGCTCACCCGTCAGGTCGTACAGGATGACGAGATCCTGATCGTACTGGGCGATACTATCTGTGAAGGAAATTTCCAGGAACTCATCTCCTCCCCGGTATCCATGCTGGGACTGAAGAAAGTGGACGATCCCCGCAATTTTGGTGTGGCCGAACTCAACGAAGAGCATCATATTATCCGGGTGGTGGAAAAACCGCAGATCCCGAAGTCCAATCTGGCACTCGTAGGCGTTTACAAGATCAAGGAAACACCGCAGTTATACGAATGTCTGGAACAGAACATCCTGCATCAGAAAAGATCACATGACGAGTTTCAGCTGACGGATGCCCTGCAATGTATGATCGAACACGGTGTCACCTTTAAGACCTTCAAAGTCACCAACTGGTTTGATTGCGGTCGTAAAGATACCCTGCTGGAAACAAATGCGATCCTGCTCAGCAAATACAAAATGGATAACAATCCAACCCTGGCTTATGAGAACACTATTATCATCCCGCCGGTAAGTATCGCAGAAGGCTGCAGCATTAAAAACGCTATCATCGGCCCGAATGTGGCCATCGGCGATAATACAGTGATCAATTACTCCATCGTAAAAGACTCTATCATCGGCTCTTTCAGTAACCTCTATGAAGTCGTGCTGAAATCTTCCCTGATCGGTAGTGACGCCAATATCCGCGGATTAAGCCAGAGTCTGAACATCGGCGACAATACAGAGATCGATCTGGGATGA